The following are encoded together in the Glycine soja cultivar W05 chromosome 5, ASM419377v2, whole genome shotgun sequence genome:
- the LOC114411071 gene encoding uncharacterized protein LOC114411071 has protein sequence MRDEEEEKKEEGEKYKSKESGAEVSTIKTKTKSQLAQEAGRVIPLVSSKEASRIGNLKIEPTRMTLQLTNCSITRPVRVVEDVLIKVHQLTFSVDFVIMDIKEDVEIPLILGRPFMVTAKYVVDMGKGNLEMSLEDQKATFNLFEGSKHPSDSKTCFKVGEIEKKANLVGGHLNYVFLEEDEAKQVVDHIDSSSVFLRQRPEPFQTFHQLLHQ, from the exons ATGCGtgatgaggaagaagaaaagaaagaagagggaGAAAAATATAAGAGCAAAGAGAGTGGTGCTGAGGTCTCAACTATTAAGACCAAGACCAAAAGCCAGTTAGCTCAAGAGGCCGGAAGAGTGATACCACTAGTTTCATCAAAGGAGGCATC GAGAATAGGAAACCTAAAGATTGAACCTACAAGGATGACGCTCCAGCTGACAAACTGTTCCATCACAAGACCAGTCAGAGTGGTAGAAGACGTCCTGATCAAAGTCCATCAACTCACTTTTTCGGTGGACTTTGTAATCATGGACATTAAAGAAGATGTTGAGATCCCCTTGATTCTGGGTCGACCATTCATGGTGACTGCAAAGTATGTTGTGGACATGGGGAAGGGCAACTTGGAGATGAGTTTGGAAGACCAGAAAGCCACCTTCAACTTGTTTGAGGGAAGTAAGCATCCTAGTGATAGCAAGACTTGTTTTAAGGTGGgggaaattgagaaaaaagCTAACCTCGTTGGGGGGCACCTGAATTATGTGTtcctagaagaagatgaagccaAACAAGTTGTGGATCATATAGACTCTTCTAGTGTCTTTCTCAGGCAAAGACCCGAGCCATTCCAGACATTCCACCAGCTCCTCCACCAGTGA